In the genome of Patescibacteria group bacterium, one region contains:
- a CDS encoding PilT/PilU family type 4a pilus ATPase — MKTFYEMYQDAYAKEASDIHLIYDKPAQMRIHGRLEDVDDYKLTDNDIQELTDEILTPRAKAQLNEVFDADFAHDFGKNQRIRVNVHFERKHLALTARIIKLEIPSFDKIRLGKFEESLTQLNSGLILVCGPTGSGKSTTLAAMLDRINIDRHCKIITVEDPIEYVFEHKKSVVEQREVGIDSPNFGMALRTVFRQDPNIIMVGEMRDKETIQETLRIAETGHLVFSTLHTSSAPATMLRIVDIFEPHEQRQIKIQLAENLRAVVFQELVPCIPEGRIAAREILINNSAVANIIRTGNFEQLDTVLQTSSEEGMVTMERALETLYRDKLITKEVYDKGRGYARQYAYF, encoded by the coding sequence ATGAAAACATTCTATGAAATGTACCAGGATGCCTACGCGAAAGAAGCGTCGGACATCCATCTTATCTATGACAAGCCCGCGCAAATGCGCATCCACGGTCGACTTGAAGACGTTGATGACTATAAACTCACCGATAACGACATTCAAGAACTCACTGATGAGATTTTGACACCGCGCGCCAAGGCGCAACTCAATGAAGTATTTGATGCTGATTTTGCCCATGATTTCGGCAAGAACCAGCGCATTCGCGTGAATGTCCATTTTGAACGCAAACATCTTGCCCTTACGGCACGCATTATCAAATTGGAAATTCCTTCATTCGATAAAATACGTCTCGGCAAATTTGAAGAAAGTCTTACTCAGCTCAATAGCGGGCTTATTTTAGTCTGCGGCCCTACCGGATCCGGAAAGTCCACAACACTTGCGGCAATGCTCGACCGCATCAACATCGATCGGCACTGCAAAATCATTACTGTTGAAGATCCGATTGAATACGTTTTTGAACACAAAAAATCCGTCGTTGAACAGCGTGAAGTCGGCATTGACTCCCCCAATTTCGGTATGGCGTTACGCACGGTATTCCGCCAAGACCCCAATATCATCATGGTTGGTGAAATGCGCGACAAAGAAACCATCCAGGAAACACTGCGTATCGCTGAGACCGGCCACTTGGTGTTCTCAACGCTCCATACATCCAGCGCTCCAGCGACGATGCTTCGTATTGTGGATATTTTTGAGCCGCATGAACAGCGCCAGATCAAAATCCAACTCGCAGAAAACCTACGAGCAGTCGTCTTTCAAGAACTTGTACCTTGTATACCTGAAGGCCGCATCGCCGCACGGGAGATTCTTATCAACAATAGCGCTGTAGCAAACATTATCCGCACGGGAAATTTTGAACAGCTTGATACCGTCCTTCAAACAAGTTCTGAAGAAGGCATGGTAACAATGGAACGCGCCCTCGAAACGCTTTATCGGGATAAGCTGATTACCAAAGAAGTATACGACAAAGGCCGCGGCTATGCGCGGCAATATGCGTATTTTTAG